A genomic stretch from Chryseobacterium sp. SNU WT5 includes:
- a CDS encoding helix-turn-helix domain-containing protein, translating into MDLNERISKVISYSELSLSEFADEIEVQRSSISHITSGRNKPSLDFLIKIKNRFPELQWEWLIQGDGEMLKPADPEPEMLEKPKPTSLPDLFSLINDENFGITESEDTIISQPTGESKISAPTPTENKITHSQRLESNDSNHVTESTDKEEVKVKRIVLFYDNGKFETFEP; encoded by the coding sequence ATGGATTTAAATGAAAGAATATCTAAAGTGATCTCCTATTCTGAACTATCGCTGTCAGAATTCGCAGATGAAATTGAAGTGCAACGTTCGAGCATATCCCATATTACTTCTGGGCGAAATAAACCTTCGCTGGATTTTCTCATAAAAATTAAAAATCGATTTCCAGAGTTACAATGGGAATGGCTAATTCAAGGTGATGGTGAAATGCTAAAACCAGCCGACCCAGAACCTGAAATGCTTGAAAAGCCAAAGCCTACTTCTTTGCCTGATTTGTTCTCTTTAATTAACGATGAGAACTTTGGAATTACTGAATCAGAAGATACGATCATTTCACAACCTACCGGAGAATCGAAAATTTCCGCCCCAACACCAACCGAAAATAAAATAACTCATTCTCAGCGATTAGAATCAAATGATTCTAACCATGTTACAGAATCAACTGATAAAGAAGAAGTTAAGGTTAAAAGAATTGTATTGTTTTATGATAATGGTAAATTCGAGACTTTTGAACCTTAA
- a CDS encoding LytR/AlgR family response regulator transcription factor, whose amino-acid sequence MKVLIIEDEDLNAEIITEHLKQYDTDIDIVAHLKSKEKTRKWLLQNGQVDLVFSDIELLDGNVFSMLKDNLITSPIIFTTAYNNFYQDAFDVNGIAYLLKPISFDRFSKAMNKFENLGPAGKKTDWQEISNLLHQKTKQYKERIIIKTATEIQILNIEKTAAILSNSGKLTAVDDLGKQHEFRYKLSELAEELNPKTFFQINRGELVNINFIEKIEPYFGDRLSIKIKNLKINLITSATATPDFRKWLE is encoded by the coding sequence ATGAAAGTTTTAATTATTGAAGATGAAGATCTGAACGCAGAAATCATTACTGAACATCTAAAACAATACGATACAGATATTGACATTGTAGCCCATTTAAAAAGCAAAGAAAAAACGCGTAAGTGGCTTCTACAAAATGGACAAGTGGATTTGGTGTTCAGTGACATTGAGCTTTTGGATGGCAACGTATTTTCGATGCTTAAAGATAACCTGATCACCTCTCCTATTATTTTTACGACCGCATATAATAACTTCTATCAGGATGCTTTTGATGTGAACGGAATCGCCTACCTTTTAAAACCTATCAGTTTCGATCGTTTTTCAAAAGCAATGAACAAATTTGAGAATTTAGGACCGGCTGGAAAAAAAACTGATTGGCAGGAAATTTCTAATTTGCTTCATCAAAAAACAAAACAATATAAAGAAAGAATCATCATTAAAACCGCAACGGAAATTCAGATTCTTAATATCGAGAAAACAGCGGCAATTCTTTCTAATTCTGGAAAATTAACTGCCGTTGATGATCTGGGGAAACAGCATGAATTTCGATACAAGCTTTCAGAATTGGCCGAAGAACTAAATCCAAAAACCTTTTTTCAAATTAACCGCGGGGAGCTTGTAAATATTAACTTTATCGAGAAAATAGAACCATACTTTGGTGATCGTCTTTCCATTAAAATAAAAAATTTAAAAATAAATTTAATTACTAGCGCCACTGCTACTCCCGATTTTAGGAAGTGGTTAGAATAA
- a CDS encoding peptide MFS transporter, whose amino-acid sequence MEVNQDEILVKHLAKEGIDNKMVMGHPASLFVLFFTEMWERFSYYGMRALLTIFLVSKLTEGGWEWTNEDALQLYGWYTGLVYLTPLLGGIIADKFTGYRKAILIGALVMTLGHAAMAMEGLSATFFYIGLALMILGNGMFKPNISSMVGQLYPDSSAKKDSGYTIFYMGINAGAFLGMMLCGYIGEKIGWHFGFGLAGVFMFFGLLQFYFAQKIFGIIGTSPAKNEEVAAIFEEENQLSDAEEVSSRPAVIRDRLIVIGIFMVASLFFFFAFEQAGGSMSIFAKDYTQRSLDGNAGLIFKWVDTFLTIFPIAIVTYVLYLLSKQIAKKYPLTIVFTGLSFVIIWGLGIWKINREFNQDNAEVAASWFQILNSFFIITMATSFSKFWEKKWNPSGPVKLALGLILVGFGFVFLAYGSMSIPLGAKTASVSMIWLILAYFFHTAGELCLSPVGLSYVSKLSPKKFIGLLFGLWFTASAIANFIAGQTGAMIDKISETYGMSTFFIFIGAIPVFAAVLLLLFNKKLVKMMHGIH is encoded by the coding sequence ATGGAAGTAAATCAAGATGAAATTTTAGTAAAACATCTCGCAAAGGAAGGAATTGACAATAAAATGGTGATGGGACATCCAGCCTCGCTTTTTGTATTATTTTTTACAGAAATGTGGGAACGGTTCAGTTACTATGGAATGCGTGCCTTATTGACTATATTTTTAGTATCAAAATTAACTGAAGGTGGTTGGGAATGGACGAATGAAGATGCCCTTCAACTTTACGGATGGTACACAGGATTAGTATATCTTACTCCATTATTGGGTGGGATTATAGCGGATAAGTTTACAGGTTACCGTAAAGCCATTCTCATCGGAGCTTTGGTCATGACCCTCGGGCATGCCGCGATGGCAATGGAAGGATTGTCTGCCACATTTTTCTATATAGGTTTAGCCTTGATGATTCTCGGAAACGGAATGTTTAAACCAAATATCTCATCAATGGTTGGTCAACTTTATCCTGACAGCAGTGCAAAGAAGGACTCAGGTTATACCATTTTTTACATGGGAATTAATGCAGGAGCTTTTTTAGGGATGATGCTTTGTGGATATATCGGTGAAAAAATCGGTTGGCATTTTGGTTTCGGACTCGCAGGAGTGTTCATGTTTTTTGGTTTATTACAGTTTTATTTTGCTCAAAAAATATTTGGAATTATTGGTACAAGTCCAGCTAAAAATGAAGAAGTTGCTGCTATTTTCGAAGAAGAAAATCAATTGTCAGATGCAGAAGAAGTATCAAGCAGACCAGCAGTTATTCGTGATCGACTGATCGTGATCGGTATATTTATGGTGGCGAGTTTATTTTTCTTCTTTGCCTTCGAACAGGCAGGTGGATCAATGTCTATCTTTGCAAAAGATTATACTCAAAGATCTCTTGATGGTAACGCAGGACTTATATTTAAATGGGTGGATACTTTTCTAACCATATTCCCAATAGCGATTGTTACGTATGTTCTATATCTTCTTTCTAAGCAGATTGCGAAAAAATACCCATTAACAATTGTTTTCACCGGTCTTTCTTTTGTGATTATCTGGGGATTAGGAATTTGGAAGATTAATAGAGAGTTTAATCAAGATAATGCCGAAGTTGCAGCTTCATGGTTTCAAATTTTAAATTCGTTCTTTATTATTACAATGGCTACTTCATTCAGTAAATTCTGGGAAAAGAAGTGGAATCCCTCTGGTCCAGTGAAATTAGCCTTAGGTTTAATTTTAGTAGGATTTGGATTTGTATTCTTAGCTTATGGAAGTATGAGTATTCCCTTAGGAGCAAAAACGGCTTCTGTGAGTATGATTTGGTTAATTTTAGCTTACTTTTTCCATACTGCGGGTGAACTTTGTTTATCTCCAGTTGGTTTATCATATGTAAGTAAACTTTCACCGAAAAAATTCATCGGGTTACTCTTCGGTTTATGGTTTACTGCTTCTGCGATTGCCAACTTTATTGCTGGTCAAACTGGAGCAATGATTGATAAAATATCTGAAACGTACGGAATGTCGACATTCTTTATCTTTATTGGTGCAATCCCTGTATTTGCTGCGGTATTACTATTATTATTCAACAAGAAACTTGTTAAAATGATGCACGGTATTCATTAA
- a CDS encoding S9 family peptidase: MKKLFVSISILTSVALFSQEITLDKIYSGYYRGKGISGISSLKNGENYAVIEAGGIAKYSYKTTQKEGNLVDGRYQSYNFNQDESKILLLKESEPIYRHSFLGKFDVKEMASGKVINLNNANFVQEPTFSPDGNKIAFIADNNLFYQDLKSGKITQITFDGKKNSILNGLADWVYEEEFGHAKLYEWTQNSDAIVFVKSNESEVPEMMIPIYGKQLYPSEMRFKYPKAGEKNSVVSAQLYRLDNAKTIALNLSNFKNYYIPDVYKTAKADEIILITSERLQNASDILKVNTKNGSITKLFTESDKRWIDTDNVTLEFLADNSFIWGAERDGNRHLYWYDQNGKLKKQITKGNWEVTNYYGYNPKTKEVLVQTTQQGSINRVVSKVNIENGKVTVISNTTGTNSANFSNNYNYFIETSSSAAKPYTFVLKDGNGKTLKELQNNEEQLKKLEADNMVKKEFITIPNEVGDQMNAWVMKPKDFDPNKKYPLFMFQYSGPGSQQVANSWDQGNGLWFNHIVQQGYIVACVDGRGTGYKGTDYKKVTYLNLGKYEIEDQIAAAKWFGKQSYINKDRIGIFGWSFGGYMASLALTKGADVFKTGIAVAPVTNWRYYDSVYTERFMRTPQENPAGYDDNSPTSYAQLLKGKFLLIHGTADDNVHFQNSMEFSEALIQNKKQFEFMAYPDKNHGIYGGQTRPQLYQKMTDFILNNL; encoded by the coding sequence ATGAAAAAACTATTCGTATCGATTTCTATTTTAACTTCTGTAGCATTATTCTCGCAGGAAATCACTTTAGACAAAATCTATTCGGGATACTATCGTGGTAAAGGAATTTCCGGAATTTCTTCCCTTAAAAATGGAGAGAATTATGCAGTGATCGAAGCAGGCGGAATTGCAAAATACTCTTATAAAACTACTCAAAAAGAAGGCAATCTCGTAGACGGAAGATATCAGTCTTATAATTTCAATCAGGACGAGTCTAAGATTCTTTTGCTCAAGGAAAGTGAACCAATCTACCGTCATTCTTTTCTAGGTAAATTTGATGTAAAAGAGATGGCTTCAGGAAAAGTTATCAATCTAAATAATGCAAATTTTGTTCAAGAACCAACCTTCTCACCCGACGGAAATAAAATTGCATTTATCGCAGATAACAATTTGTTTTATCAGGATTTAAAGTCTGGAAAAATTACGCAAATCACCTTTGATGGTAAGAAAAACTCAATCTTAAATGGGCTTGCAGACTGGGTGTATGAAGAAGAATTCGGCCACGCAAAACTATATGAGTGGACGCAAAATTCCGATGCTATTGTTTTTGTTAAGTCTAATGAATCTGAAGTACCAGAGATGATGATTCCAATTTATGGCAAACAACTCTACCCTTCCGAAATGCGCTTTAAATATCCAAAAGCAGGTGAAAAAAACTCAGTTGTTTCAGCTCAACTTTACCGTTTAGATAACGCTAAAACAATTGCTCTAAATCTAAGTAATTTTAAAAACTACTACATTCCTGATGTTTATAAAACTGCAAAAGCAGACGAAATTATTTTGATCACTTCTGAACGATTACAGAACGCTTCTGATATTTTAAAAGTAAATACCAAAAATGGATCGATTACGAAATTATTTACGGAATCGGATAAAAGATGGATTGATACCGATAATGTTACTTTAGAATTTTTAGCGGACAACTCTTTTATATGGGGAGCAGAACGAGATGGAAACAGACATTTGTATTGGTACGACCAAAATGGAAAATTAAAAAAACAAATCACCAAAGGAAACTGGGAAGTAACCAATTACTATGGTTATAATCCTAAAACAAAAGAAGTTCTGGTACAAACTACTCAACAAGGAAGCATTAATAGAGTAGTTTCTAAGGTGAATATTGAAAATGGTAAAGTAACTGTGATCTCAAATACAACCGGAACGAACAGTGCTAATTTTAGTAATAATTATAACTATTTCATTGAAACTTCTTCTTCAGCGGCAAAACCTTATACCTTCGTTTTGAAAGATGGAAACGGTAAAACGCTCAAAGAACTTCAAAATAATGAAGAACAATTAAAAAAACTGGAAGCGGATAATATGGTGAAGAAAGAATTTATCACTATTCCAAATGAGGTTGGCGATCAAATGAATGCTTGGGTAATGAAACCCAAAGATTTCGATCCAAATAAAAAATATCCATTATTTATGTTTCAGTATTCTGGTCCTGGATCGCAGCAAGTGGCTAATTCTTGGGATCAAGGAAACGGTTTATGGTTCAATCATATAGTACAACAGGGATATATCGTAGCTTGTGTTGATGGTCGCGGAACAGGTTACAAAGGAACAGACTATAAAAAAGTAACTTATCTAAATTTAGGCAAGTATGAAATAGAAGACCAAATTGCAGCAGCAAAATGGTTTGGTAAACAGTCTTATATTAACAAAGACAGAATCGGAATTTTCGGATGGAGTTTTGGCGGTTATATGGCAAGTTTGGCGCTGACAAAAGGAGCGGATGTTTTCAAAACTGGAATAGCAGTCGCACCAGTAACCAATTGGAGATATTACGATTCGGTATATACTGAGCGATTCATGAGAACACCTCAAGAAAACCCAGCAGGATATGATGATAATTCGCCAACGAGTTACGCACAATTGTTAAAAGGTAAATTTCTCTTAATTCACGGAACGGCAGATGACAACGTACATTTCCAGAATTCGATGGAATTTTCAGAAGCATTAATTCAAAACAAAAAACAGTTTGAATTCATGGCGTATCCAGATAAAAATCACGGTATTTACGGAGGGCAAACAAGACCTCAACTTTACCAGAAAATGACCGATTTTATTCTGAACAATCTGTAG
- a CDS encoding AAA family ATPase, which translates to MKLADLAKELQISTESFIKFIQDFDLELSECITTNFEVKDDFVKFARENIIFLRKYALDLNQNKTIEDIAESIDQPTDKIAEIIKKEKPKLFDNGKYKSSVSSFGIDNQLGGNYQFIYNYFGKSTPLQDRDFIGYRDLFFFISNALEPFLNHVSVKDWGIHRPSGIILYGPPGSGKIFWANKIAEIINYDFKEIKRHFLGTTFINNEKTTFNDYLIKLMKDEKVLLFLEDFEELMGTNSDDHSFNGCDEETKEIILHNISHFEEDKILMVGSANSVQPIDKEILAPGRFDVLIPVFPPNLKERSEMLLYHMKDNLSEDALLLRILEENEAHQIPFWNAISKKMQVFSNTMLIDFTQSLKKRIRNIYLQNHSSDIKITQKMLDGALKDASSKLTDNYLNQIQDFIFDVSVNNYDDFPQRIEALKKELLHYKVVDLPNNPIGFSHNEDI; encoded by the coding sequence ATGAAATTGGCTGACCTCGCAAAAGAACTACAAATTTCCACAGAGAGTTTTATCAAATTTATTCAGGATTTCGATTTGGAACTTTCAGAATGTATCACTACCAATTTTGAAGTTAAAGATGATTTTGTAAAATTTGCCAGAGAGAATATCATCTTCCTTCGAAAATATGCACTCGATTTAAATCAGAATAAAACGATAGAGGATATTGCCGAAAGTATCGATCAGCCAACCGATAAAATTGCAGAAATTATAAAAAAGGAAAAACCAAAATTATTTGATAACGGGAAATATAAATCCTCCGTCTCAAGTTTTGGGATTGATAATCAATTAGGAGGAAATTATCAATTTATATATAACTATTTCGGTAAAAGTACTCCTCTACAAGACCGAGATTTTATCGGATATCGAGATTTATTTTTCTTCATTTCAAATGCGCTGGAGCCATTTCTAAATCATGTATCTGTAAAAGATTGGGGAATTCATAGGCCATCTGGAATTATTCTCTATGGTCCGCCAGGAAGTGGGAAGATTTTTTGGGCAAATAAAATTGCTGAAATTATCAATTATGATTTTAAGGAAATTAAGCGGCATTTTCTAGGAACTACTTTTATCAATAATGAAAAAACAACCTTCAATGATTATCTCATAAAATTGATGAAGGATGAAAAAGTTCTTTTATTTTTGGAAGATTTTGAAGAACTGATGGGCACAAATTCGGATGACCATTCTTTTAATGGCTGTGATGAAGAAACAAAAGAAATAATTCTGCACAATATAAGTCATTTTGAAGAGGATAAAATTCTAATGGTAGGTTCTGCTAATTCAGTACAGCCAATTGATAAAGAAATACTTGCGCCTGGACGATTTGATGTTTTAATTCCAGTATTTCCACCTAATTTAAAAGAACGATCCGAAATGCTACTCTATCATATGAAAGATAATCTTTCAGAAGATGCACTTCTTCTAAGAATATTGGAGGAAAATGAAGCCCATCAGATTCCCTTCTGGAATGCTATATCAAAGAAAATGCAGGTTTTTTCTAATACCATGCTAATTGATTTTACACAAAGCTTGAAAAAGAGGATCAGAAATATCTACTTGCAAAATCATTCTTCTGATATTAAAATCACTCAAAAGATGTTAGATGGCGCTTTAAAGGACGCTTCCTCAAAACTGACAGACAATTATCTTAATCAAATTCAGGATTTTATATTTGATGTCTCCGTGAATAATTACGATGATTTCCCACAAAGAATAGAAGCACTTAAAAAGGAATTGCTGCATTATAAAGTTGTTGACTTACCAAATAATCCGATCGGCTTTAGTCACAATGAAGACATTTAA
- a CDS encoding DUF819 domain-containing protein, which yields MQEALISPFFTNNVIVLGILALSLAAIFYTSSLNSWKKFYTIFPALLLCYMIPAVLNTTNIISSETKEYEELYYVATRYLLPSSLLLLCIGIDLQGLVNLGWKPIVMFLAGTFGVVIGGPIALLIFSQIHPETVSGMGNQEAWRGLSTIAGSWIGGGANQTAMLEIFGFDKTLYGGMILVDIVVANIWMAILLFLISKNDKINLWLKADNSSIQNLIDRVENYSLSVQKQPTLKDYMLMFGITFGGLAISYYFAELVANTLSKIPAFSDPQSFFNSFTSSFLWLILFSTVIGVIASTTKLRSLEGAGASKIGSVFIYILVAVIGMRMDILQIFENPFLIILGIVWMIVHVIILFGVARLIKAPFFFIAVGSKANIGGAASAPVVAGAFNPSLAPVGALLAILGYIIGTVAALFSALIMEWITINFIL from the coding sequence ATGCAAGAAGCCCTAATATCGCCTTTTTTCACCAATAATGTTATTGTTTTAGGAATTTTGGCGCTGTCTTTAGCAGCCATTTTTTATACGTCTTCATTGAATAGTTGGAAGAAATTCTACACGATCTTTCCGGCTTTGCTTCTTTGTTATATGATTCCTGCGGTCTTAAATACCACGAATATTATTTCGAGTGAGACTAAGGAATATGAAGAATTATACTACGTTGCAACCCGTTATCTGTTACCATCTTCCCTACTTTTACTTTGTATCGGCATCGATTTGCAAGGCCTTGTCAATTTAGGTTGGAAACCAATCGTAATGTTCTTAGCAGGTACTTTTGGAGTTGTAATTGGTGGTCCTATCGCTTTATTAATTTTTAGTCAGATTCATCCTGAAACTGTATCAGGAATGGGTAATCAGGAAGCTTGGCGTGGCTTGTCAACCATTGCAGGAAGCTGGATTGGTGGAGGGGCAAACCAGACTGCAATGTTAGAAATTTTTGGTTTCGACAAAACCTTGTATGGCGGAATGATCTTAGTGGATATTGTAGTTGCTAATATATGGATGGCTATCCTACTCTTTCTCATCAGTAAAAATGATAAAATCAACCTTTGGTTAAAGGCAGATAATTCTTCCATTCAAAATTTAATTGATCGAGTTGAAAACTATTCTTTAAGTGTACAAAAGCAGCCCACTTTAAAAGATTACATGCTGATGTTTGGGATCACCTTCGGTGGACTGGCCATTTCTTACTATTTCGCGGAACTTGTTGCCAATACCTTATCAAAAATACCTGCTTTCAGCGATCCACAATCATTTTTTAATTCCTTTACTTCCAGTTTTCTCTGGCTCATCTTATTTTCTACAGTAATTGGAGTGATTGCTTCTACAACAAAATTAAGAAGTTTAGAAGGAGCTGGAGCGAGTAAAATAGGTAGTGTTTTCATTTATATTCTAGTCGCTGTAATTGGAATGCGCATGGACATTTTGCAAATTTTCGAAAATCCATTCCTTATCATTTTAGGAATAGTTTGGATGATTGTTCATGTTATCATCCTTTTTGGTGTTGCAAGATTAATTAAAGCACCATTCTTCTTTATAGCGGTTGGAAGTAAAGCCAATATTGGCGGAGCGGCTTCTGCTCCTGTTGTTGCGGGTGCATTTAATCCTAGTTTGGCACCGGTTGGCGCCTTATTAGCAATTTTGGGATACATTATTGGAACTGTAGCGGCATTATTTTCTGCGCTAATTATGGAGTGGATCACTATAAACTTCATTCTATAA
- a CDS encoding TerC/Alx family metal homeostasis membrane protein, with protein sequence MTNESIFLLGFTAFILILLLIDLGLLNKKSDTVSMKQAGLMSFFVVILSMCFYFVLTMYGHLLHGIDSIEKLQEVILRHHHPVKIIPNDLASSIHLYNQNLGLEYLTGYVVEYALSVDNIFVMVLIFTAFGVAPRNYHRVLFWGILGAIVMRFIFIFVGAALIQKFEWIMYVFGAFLVFTGVKMFFEKDHDDKIDTQNHPVVKFANKYFKVHNHFVGSKFFVTINGIKKMTPLFLVLIIIELTDLIFAVDSIPAIFSVTKDPYVVFFSNIFAIIGLRSMFFLLAGIIDKFRFLKVGLAILLTFIGLKMLFHEYLDDLGFSTTDSLFVIVGILGGSIFLSLILPERKKERTLKYDDKNNDHFRK encoded by the coding sequence ATGACAAACGAAAGCATCTTTTTACTTGGCTTCACCGCTTTTATCCTTATTTTACTCTTAATAGATCTGGGCTTACTCAATAAGAAATCGGATACGGTTTCCATGAAACAAGCTGGATTAATGAGCTTTTTTGTGGTAATACTGTCGATGTGTTTTTACTTTGTACTCACAATGTATGGTCACCTACTCCATGGGATCGACAGCATCGAAAAATTGCAGGAAGTCATTTTACGACATCACCATCCTGTAAAGATTATCCCCAATGATTTAGCGAGTAGTATTCATCTGTATAATCAAAATTTAGGGTTAGAATATTTAACAGGTTACGTAGTAGAATATGCTCTTTCAGTAGATAATATCTTTGTCATGGTGCTCATTTTTACTGCTTTTGGAGTTGCACCCCGTAATTATCACCGTGTATTATTCTGGGGAATTTTGGGAGCTATTGTAATGCGTTTCATCTTTATATTCGTAGGAGCGGCACTTATTCAGAAATTTGAATGGATAATGTATGTATTTGGTGCATTCCTGGTATTTACTGGAGTCAAGATGTTTTTTGAAAAGGATCACGATGATAAGATCGATACCCAAAATCATCCCGTCGTTAAATTTGCTAACAAGTACTTTAAGGTTCATAATCATTTTGTGGGAAGTAAATTCTTTGTGACCATCAATGGTATTAAGAAAATGACTCCTCTATTTCTGGTTCTAATAATCATCGAACTTACTGATTTGATATTTGCGGTTGATAGTATTCCTGCTATTTTCTCAGTAACTAAAGATCCATACGTTGTGTTTTTCTCTAATATTTTCGCCATTATAGGACTTCGTTCCATGTTCTTCTTATTGGCAGGGATCATTGATAAGTTCAGGTTCTTAAAAGTAGGTCTAGCAATCCTATTAACTTTTATCGGTTTGAAAATGTTATTTCATGAATACTTAGATGATCTTGGCTTTTCAACAACAGATTCATTATTTGTTATTGTGGGAATATTAGGTGGTAGTATCTTCCTTTCCCTTATTCTGCCAGAACGTAAAAAGGAGCGTACTTTGAAATATGATGATAAAAATAATGATCACTTTCGAAAATAG
- a CDS encoding sensor histidine kinase: protein MSTKKLFLNIFFVLVFIVLINTIQTYVLHITRRFGDIDFFKIPTHIFGIFACIISLLSTILAWKVTLKIHVGQISKILAAFVTSVLIYAVLGSLFYIAERYIFYGIGTTFNMLVGNFVFTTVIYHLYVSGLSLSFFYFKESSETAANLKNTEKEKDILQYKILQKNLEPHFLFNNLSVLSGLVKKRPLEVESFVDDFSDVYRYYLEHNEKQLVSLVEELHFLRKYISLMKKRFKTGYSFHIDIVDESGYILPCALQLCVENAIKHNRGSEENPLQISVKRSENMISIINDFKPVDFTSGSGLGNQFLQKSYQLNFAKNINFVQTNSHYTVEIPLLL from the coding sequence ATGAGTACAAAAAAATTGTTCCTGAATATTTTCTTCGTTCTGGTTTTCATCGTATTAATAAATACGATTCAAACGTACGTTTTACATATTACAAGAAGATTTGGTGACATTGATTTTTTCAAAATACCAACTCATATTTTTGGAATCTTTGCCTGCATCATCTCTCTCCTGAGCACCATTTTAGCTTGGAAAGTAACGTTGAAAATTCATGTAGGACAAATTTCTAAAATTCTTGCAGCATTCGTTACATCCGTCTTAATTTACGCAGTGCTTGGCAGTCTTTTCTACATTGCAGAGCGGTACATATTTTACGGGATAGGTACTACATTTAATATGCTTGTAGGTAATTTTGTCTTTACCACTGTGATCTATCACTTATACGTAAGTGGTCTGTCTTTATCATTCTTTTATTTTAAAGAAAGCTCAGAAACAGCTGCTAACCTTAAAAATACAGAAAAAGAAAAGGACATCCTACAATATAAAATCTTACAAAAGAATTTGGAACCGCATTTTCTTTTCAATAATCTGAGTGTGCTTTCTGGCTTAGTGAAAAAAAGGCCTCTTGAAGTTGAGTCTTTTGTTGATGACTTTTCAGACGTATATCGATATTACCTTGAACATAATGAAAAGCAATTAGTAAGTCTTGTTGAAGAACTTCATTTTCTGAGAAAATATATCTCTTTAATGAAAAAGCGATTTAAAACTGGATATTCTTTTCATATCGATATAGTAGACGAAAGTGGTTATATATTGCCTTGTGCTTTGCAGTTGTGTGTAGAGAATGCGATTAAACATAACCGAGGTTCTGAAGAAAATCCCTTACAAATTTCTGTAAAAAGAAGCGAGAATATGATCAGTATTATTAATGATTTCAAACCTGTAGATTTCACTTCGGGCTCGGGACTCGGGAATCAGTTTCTTCAAAAAAGTTATCAGCTCAATTTTGCAAAAAATATAAATTTTGTTCAGACAAATAGTCATTATACCGTTGAAATACCTCTACTTTTATGA